The Vicinamibacterales bacterium sequence TTTCAGCAGGTCCTCCAGCGCCTCGTCGCCCCAGGTGAGATCGAACTGCGAGGTCTCGACGACCAGCAGCGGCGTGGCCGCGTAGTGGAAGAAAAAATGGTTGTACGCCTCGTTCAGCTCGCGGACGTAGTCGTCTTCGAGCAGCGTTGATTCGGGATTGGCGCGGTGGCGGTCGCGCAGCCGTCGCTTGACCACGTCGGTCGGCGCCTGCAGGAAGATGACGAGATCGGCGGCCGGCGCGTCCTGGGACAGCAGTTCGTAGAGCCGCTGGTAGATGAACAGCTCGTTGTCGTCGAGATTCAGGTAGGCGTAGATTTTGTCGCGATCGAACAGGTAGTCGCTGATCGTCAGCTGGCTGAACAGGTCGCTCTGGCGCAGCGCGGTCTGCTGGCGGTGGCGCGCCAGCGTGAAGGAGAGCTGCGCCTGAAACGCGGCGCCTGGCCGGCCGCCGTGGAAGTCGGCGAGAAACGGATTCTCGGTCTCGTCGAGTACCAGTGTGGCGTCGAGTCGACCGCCGAGCCGGCCGGCGAGCGCGGTCTTGCCGACGCCCGGGGGCCCCTCGATCGCGATGTAGCGGTACGCCTGCACGATGCCCGAGTATAACCACGGAAAAACACCGTCGACACGGCTCCGGAAAAACATCGCCGTACCCCGATCGATCTGTGCTTATCTGTGGTGACCCGTGGCCCTCACCATCGATCGCCTGCACCTGCGGCTCGTGCGGCTTCCCCTCGTCGCGTTCTTCGAGACCAGTTTCGGACGCATCTACGACCGCTCGTTCATCATCGTCTCGGCCGGCGGCGATGGCGCGACCGGCGTCGGCGAGTGCGTGGCGGACGTCGATCCCTACTACAGCCCCGAAACCAACGTGACCGCCTGGCACATCCTGAGAGACTTCCTGGCGCCGCTGGTGCTCGGCCGTGCGTTCGAAGGGCCCGGCGCGATCCACGCAGCGTTCGCGCGCGTGCGTGGCCACAACATGGCGAAGGCCGCCGTCGAAATGGCCGCGTGGGATCTCGCGGCCCGGCAGCAGGAGGTGCCGCTGTCACACCTGCTCGGCGGCACACGGCGCGCCATCGCGTCCGGGGTCTCGATCGGGATCCAGGACTCGGTCGAGCAGTTGCTCGACAGGATCGAGGCGGAGCGCGCGGCCGGCTACCAGCGGATCAAGATCAAGATCAAGCCGGGATGGGATCTGGACGTGGTGGAGCGCGTGCGCGCCCGCTTCGGTGCGATCCCGCTGATGGTCGACGCCAACGCCGCCTATACGCTGGACGATCGCGATCGCCTGGCCGGCCTCGATCGCCACGGCCTGATGATGATCGAGCAGCCGCTCGCCTACGACGACATTCGCGACCATGCCGTCCTGCAGCGCTCGCTGGCGACGCCGGTCTGTCTCGACGAATCGATCCATTCCGCGCGTGACGCCGCGGATGCGATCGAGCTCGGTGCCTGCCGCATCATCAACATCAAGCCGGGACGCGTCGGCGGCCACGGCCCGTCGATCCGGCTGCACGACCTGTGCGCCGCCCGCGCCGTTCCGGTCTGGCATGGCGGGATGCTCGAGAGCGGCATCGGCCGCGCGCACAACATCCACCTCGCGTCGCTCCCGAACTTCTCCATTCCCGGCGACATCGCTGCCAGCCGGCGTTACTTCGTGCCCGACCTGATCGATCCTCCGATCGAGGTCACACCGTTGGGGACGATCGACGTACCCACGGCCGCCGGCATCGGTGTGGCGATCGATTGGGATCGTGTCAACGCCGCGGCGATCGACTCCTGCGAGGTGCGCGTCTGACGGATTGAGGACGAGGACGAGGACGAGGACGGGGTTGGGGATTGGGCCCTGGAGCCTTTCGGGGATCCCACCCTCCAGCCGGCAACCTCCGGGCGGCTGTTAGACTGGCGCAGTCATGCGATTCGACCGGCCCTTCGTTGTCAGCCTGTTGCTCGTCACCGGATGCGGAAGCGCGGCGCCGCCGACGCCGCACACGGCCCCGACTGTGCCGGTGGCGGTGGACCAGAAAATGAGCTGGATCCTGCGGCTGGAGGATCGGCGCATCCTGCGCGATCCGGCGCCACCGCCGCCCGCCGCGCGGGTCGAGGCCGCGTCGCCCGACAACAAGAAGAGGAAGCCGCCGGTCACCGCCCCTCCGCCCCCGCCCCCTCCCGTCGCGGATCTGACGACGCTTGCGGGTGATGCCGAAGCCCGCATCCGCCGGCGCGCCGCGCTGGCGATCGGCCGGGTCGGGCTGCCGGAGGGAGCGCCGGCGGTGCGCGTGCTGCTCGCGGATCCGAACGCCGAGGTGCGGCAGATGGCGGCGTTCTCGCTCGGACTGCTGCACGACACCGCCTCGGTACCGCAGCTGACGACGGCGCTGCAGGACGCCGACCCTCGCGTCCGCGGCCGCGCCGCCGAAGCGCTGGGGCTGATCGGCGACACCGGTTCGGCCGCCGCGGTCGGAGAGATGGTCGGCGCCTACGTCAAGAGCGGCGCCATCGCCAACCTCGCGCCCGACGAGGAGAAGTTTGGCGTGTCGCCCGAGGCCGACGCCGTTCGCCTCGGGGTCTTCGCGCTCGTGCGGCAGAAAGGATTCGAACCGCTGGTCGCGGCGGTTCAAGACGGGGGCGGGCGCGTGCAGGGCTGGTGGCCGTTCGCCTATGCGCTTCGCCGCATCAACGATCCGCGCGCCATTCCGCTGCTGCGGCAGCTCGCTGCGACACCCGGCCGCTATACGCGCGCCTTCGCGGTGCGCGGTCTCGGGGCGCTGAAGGACACGAACTCGATCCCCCTGCTCGGCAGCATGCTCGGGCAGTCGAAGGGGGACGCAGCGCTGGCCGCGTCGCTCGTCATGGCGCTCAAGGACATGGGCGTCCCCGACGCGGCGCCGCCGATTGTCGCGCTCCTCGCGGCCGACAAACCGAACCCGAACGTCGCGCTCGAAGCGGTGGCGGCGCTCGGCGCGCTCAGGAGCCAGGCCGGGCTGCCCTACGTCCAGGATTTCGTCACCGACGAATGGCCGACCATGCGTGCGGCGGCGATCCGGGCGTCCGCACACATCGATCCGGCCGGGTTCCCGACGCTGCTCTCGGGGATGGAGCCCGATCCGCACTGGATCGTGCGCGCCGCGATCGCCGAGACGCTGGCCGGGATGCCGCCGGCCGTGGCGGTGGCGCGGCTGCAGCGGTTGGCCGAGGATCCCGACAAGCGGGTGGTCGCCGTGGCGCTCGACTCGCTGACGAAACTGAAGGCGCCGGGCATCGACGCCGTGCTGCTCGCGAATCTGAAAGCGTCCGACGTCGGCGTGCGGACGGCGGCCGCGCGAAACATCGGGGAGCTCAAGCCGGCGGGCGGGGCTGAGGCGCTGCGCGACGCCTACCAGGCCGCACAGGCGGACGGCAGCGCCGACGCGCGTGAAGCTGCGCTGGCGGCGCTCGTCCGCTACGGTGCCGGCGAGGCCACGGCGACCCTGAACACCGCGCTCGGCGATCGCGACTGGGCGCTGCGTCTCGACGCGGCGAACCTGCTGCACTCGCTCGATTCGTCGGCGGCACCGGCGCTCGCGATCCGGCCGGTGCCCGGCGACCCGATCGCGCCTTACGACTCGCCCGACCTCGTCAATCCGCCGTATTCACCGCATGCCTTCATCGAGACGGCCAGGGGCACCATCGAGATCGAGCTGGCCGTGCTGGACGCGCCGCAGACGGTGCGCAACTTCGTCACGCTGGCGCGCAAGGGGTACTTCAACGGCCTGCAGATCCATCGCGTCGTCCCGAACTTCGTGGTGCAGGACGGTGACCCGCGCGGTGACGGCACCGGCGGTCCCGGCTACACGATCCGCGACGAGCTGAACGATCGGCCTTTCGTCCGCGGTACGGTCGGGATGGCGCTCTCGGGCCCGGACACCGGCGGCAGTCAGTTCTTCATCGTCCACTCGCCGCAGCCGCACCTCGACGCCAAGTACACCGTCTTCGGCCAGGTCGTGCAGGGGATGGACGTCGTCGACACGCTGCAGCAGCTCGACGTCATCGAGCGGATTCGTATCTGGGATGGGAAAGAGATGAAGTAGCGAC is a genomic window containing:
- a CDS encoding deoxynucleoside kinase, which gives rise to MFFRSRVDGVFPWLYSGIVQAYRYIAIEGPPGVGKTALAGRLGGRLDATLVLDETENPFLADFHGGRPGAAFQAQLSFTLARHRQQTALRQSDLFSQLTISDYLFDRDKIYAYLNLDDNELFIYQRLYELLSQDAPAADLVIFLQAPTDVVKRRLRDRHRANPESTLLEDDYVRELNEAYNHFFFHYAATPLLVVETSQFDLTWGDEALEDLLKQLNGMGRGTRYYVPRTK
- the menC gene encoding o-succinylbenzoate synthase, with the translated sequence MALTIDRLHLRLVRLPLVAFFETSFGRIYDRSFIIVSAGGDGATGVGECVADVDPYYSPETNVTAWHILRDFLAPLVLGRAFEGPGAIHAAFARVRGHNMAKAAVEMAAWDLAARQQEVPLSHLLGGTRRAIASGVSIGIQDSVEQLLDRIEAERAAGYQRIKIKIKPGWDLDVVERVRARFGAIPLMVDANAAYTLDDRDRLAGLDRHGLMMIEQPLAYDDIRDHAVLQRSLATPVCLDESIHSARDAADAIELGACRIINIKPGRVGGHGPSIRLHDLCAARAVPVWHGGMLESGIGRAHNIHLASLPNFSIPGDIAASRRYFVPDLIDPPIEVTPLGTIDVPTAAGIGVAIDWDRVNAAAIDSCEVRV
- a CDS encoding HEAT repeat domain-containing protein yields the protein MRFDRPFVVSLLLVTGCGSAAPPTPHTAPTVPVAVDQKMSWILRLEDRRILRDPAPPPPAARVEAASPDNKKRKPPVTAPPPPPPPVADLTTLAGDAEARIRRRAALAIGRVGLPEGAPAVRVLLADPNAEVRQMAAFSLGLLHDTASVPQLTTALQDADPRVRGRAAEALGLIGDTGSAAAVGEMVGAYVKSGAIANLAPDEEKFGVSPEADAVRLGVFALVRQKGFEPLVAAVQDGGGRVQGWWPFAYALRRINDPRAIPLLRQLAATPGRYTRAFAVRGLGALKDTNSIPLLGSMLGQSKGDAALAASLVMALKDMGVPDAAPPIVALLAADKPNPNVALEAVAALGALRSQAGLPYVQDFVTDEWPTMRAAAIRASAHIDPAGFPTLLSGMEPDPHWIVRAAIAETLAGMPPAVAVARLQRLAEDPDKRVVAVALDSLTKLKAPGIDAVLLANLKASDVGVRTAAARNIGELKPAGGAEALRDAYQAAQADGSADAREAALAALVRYGAGEATATLNTALGDRDWALRLDAANLLHSLDSSAAPALAIRPVPGDPIAPYDSPDLVNPPYSPHAFIETARGTIEIELAVLDAPQTVRNFVTLARKGYFNGLQIHRVVPNFVVQDGDPRGDGTGGPGYTIRDELNDRPFVRGTVGMALSGPDTGGSQFFIVHSPQPHLDAKYTVFGQVVQGMDVVDTLQQLDVIERIRIWDGKEMK